Part of the candidate division KSB1 bacterium genome, GGTTGCACATCAATTGTGGCCAAGTGCCTCTTCTCTAAGCACGGTCAAACAGGACCACAAGTGCCATCTGCCCTTCGGGCAGAGAGCGGGTTTCGAACCTGCCACCGTAACGCTCCGCCACAATTCTTGCCACCGCCAAGCTGAGCACTGGGGGCGTTGGGCATTGACCAAGAAAGGGCGGCCGCTCGAGGGCGGCGACGATCTCCGGCGCAAGGCCTTCCCCGGCAAAGGAGACGGTCACCTCCACCATCTGCGCCGTAGCTGCAGCTCGCAGGGCAATCGCCCCCTCTCCTCCCAGGTAGCTGCCCGCGAAGTCCAGAAGGTTCTGAATCACCTGCACAAGACTCCAAAATTCTGCGCGGGCTGCGGGAAGGTCATCTGGGATGCCGATTTCCACCTGCAGTTGGCTGAACGCTGGCACGTGGCGCATCACGGTCAGGGCGTGCTCAGCCGCCTCTTGCACGTTGACCGCTTGTGGCTGCGGCCTCCCCTCGGTGACGCACCGCATGGCATTCTCGATGGCGCGCAAAGAGGCCTTTGTCTCGCTCTCCGCAGCGGTGAGGCAGTCCATGAGGTGGCGCCGCTGGTCGGGTTCCAGCGCCACTCCTTCCCGGTACTCTCTCATGCGTTCCAAGGACTGAACCGCTCTCCGCAGGTCGCGGCCACAGTAGCTGACAAAGGCCTCGAAGGCTTGACCCACGTTCAGCAACTGCCGCGAATAGGTGAGCCAAGGGCGCACTTGCTCCCAGTCGGCATTCAGGCGATCGTACTCCATGGCCAGCCGCTGGTGAGTGATAATGTGCCGGATGAGGTTGGGCAGCTTCTCCGGAGGGAAAGGGCTTCATGACATAGTCGTATGCCCCATCCCGCATGCTGCGCACCGCGCTCTCCACCGTAGCATGGGCGGTCATCATCACCACTGGCAGGCGGTCATCCAGCTCACGCAGGCGCCTGAGCAGGGTGAGGCCGTCCATCCCCGGCATTTTGATATCCAGCACGGCAATATCTGGCTTCGCCTGCTCGAAAAGCTCCAGGGCCTGTTCGCCAGATTCTACTGCGCACACGGCAAAGCCCTCGTCTTCCAGCCAAGCGCTGAGGGAATCGCGCACGATAGGCTCGTCATCGACAAGGAGTATGCGGGTCCGATCGCTCAGGTGACTTCCACACCTCGGGTTTCCACTCCGCTCTTGGTCGGCATGAACAGCCTGAAGGTGGTTCCCTTGCCCACGGTGCTCTGCACATCAATGCGCCCGCCGTGCTTGGCCACAATGCTCGACACCACCGACAGTCCAAGCCCGGTTCCCTTCTGGTTCACCTTGGTGGTGAAAAATGGGTCAAAAATCCGCGGCAAGTTTTCCGGCGGTATCCCCACACCTGTGTCCTCAATCTCGATGAGCACATGCTCGTCATGGTCATTTGCCCGGCGTGCGGAGATGCGCAACTCGCCGCCTTCAGGCATCGCCTGGGCAGCGTTGATGATCAGGTTCAGCAGCACCTGTTGCATCTGTTTGCCATCGGCCATGAGGGGGGGAAGCCCTTCCTCATAGCGCTCGACGATGTTGATATTCTGCAGGGCAATCTGGTGCCGAACCAAGAACAGGCTCTTCTTGACGATCTCTTCCACGGCCAAGGGCGTGATCGAGGGCTCGCTGGGCCGGGCAAACTCCAGCAGGTTTCTCACGATGTCCGAGCAACGAATGGTCTCGTGCTCCATGGTTTGCAAGTACTGGCGCAACTTGGCCAGGTCATCCCGCGGCACCTGGTCCGCAGAGAGCTTCTTTTGGATCAACTTCAGGTAGGTCAATACCCCTGCCAGGGGATTGTTGATCTCGTGCGCCACGCCCGCAGCTAACTCGCCCATCGAAGCCAAGCGCGCCGAGCGAATCAACCGCTCCTGGGCTTCGATGATCTCGCGGTTCATTCTCTCCAGCCTGTCAATCAGGTACGGCAAACACATCTCCAGCTCGGCCAACCCCTGGAACACGGCGACGGCCTTTTCCCGGCAGCTATTGTAGCCGCACGCGCCGCAGTTCAACTCGTCTTCCGGTCGAACTTTGGTGATTTTGGCCAGGATCTCCCTGATCTGCGCTTCGCTGGGCACCGGGCGGAGCTGGTTGTCGCTGGTCAAGCCGCGACTCAGCGGCACGGAGCGCAGCTCTTGGTATTGCCTTTCGCTGGAGGCCGCATCCAACTCTGCCAGACGATTGCGCGCGTATCGGGCGACGATGTCTTTGCGAATGAACACGGAGAGCTCGTTATCCATCTTGGGGCCGGCAATGCAGCCACGACAGAACAGGAGGTCCAGAAAGCGCGCCTCTACCTTGCCCTCCTCCACCTTGTCCAGAATCTCGATCACGCGCTCTGGCCCTTCGGTGACGATGATGTCGTTGTCCAAGACATCCGCTTCGAGGGCCGCAGTCCTCAGCAAGCCGCCCGAGACCGGGAAAATACGGCCCACCCGCGGATGCGGGGGATCGAAGCTGCTCTCCTCCTCGGCCGCCAAGTCGATGCCCGCCTCGTTCAGCATCTCCTTGAGTTCTTGATAGGTCAGCACCTCGTCGATGACCCCGCCTACTTTGGGATCCACCTTTTCTTTCTTCTTGGCAATGCACGGGCCGATGAACACCAGATGGCTGTCCGGATCGTACTTGGCCTTGATTGCCCGGCCCGTCGCAATCATGGGAGAGACAATGGGCGCCATGTGCAGAAGAAGCGCCGGGTGGTACTTCTGGATGAACTCGACAATAGCCGGACAGGGCGTGCTGATAATGGTAGTCATCGAGCTCTGCCGGAACAGACGCGCGTACTCGCTGGCAATCATGTCCGCGCCGACTGCCACTTCGACGACCTTTGCGAAACCCAACTTCTTGAGGGCCGCGACCAATTGCCCTGGCCGATGATCAGGAAAAGCCGCCGGGAACGAAGGCGCCAGCAGCGCGTAGACCAAACGGCCGTTGGCCAGAAGCTCGCGCGTGTGTTCAATGCCGCTCTCGATCCTCTTAGCCTTCTGCGCGCACACGAGGACGCAGTTGCCGCAGCCGATGCACCGCTCCTTGATGACCTCAGCCTGGCCCTCGACGATCTTGATGGCACGCGCGGGGCAATTGCGCACACAGGAGTAGCAGCGCTTGCACTTGTCACGAATTGTCTGGACGACCGGCATAGGGGCCCGTTCTTACCTTCACCGTCGGGACAAATGTACTAAAACTTGGGCGAAATTGCAACCAAACAAAAATCGGATGCACTCCGTGGCTGCCCAAGGGTGCATCCGACCTTCGCGCGCGCATGCTGACAAACTGAACCTCCCCCTCACTTGCTGCCGATCATCGGGATATCCAGCTCCTCGAGGCTGGGAAAGTCGGTGAGTACCTTGCGTGCGACCTTTTTCGGGGCCAGTCCCAGCGCCACCGCCACGCCGTAGAGAATCGCCTCTGGCCGCGGGGGACAACCGGGCACGTAGAAGTCCACGGGGATTACCTTACCTACACCACCGTAGATGTTGTAACTATCATAGAACACGTCACCGCCGCAGGCGCAAGAGCCTATGGCGAACACCAATTTCGGATTCGGGGTGGCGTCGTACAATCGCCGCAAAGAAGGGGCAATCTGGCGATTCACCGAGCCGGTCACCAGCAGGACATCGGCGTGCCGCGGCGACCCCACCAACTTGATGCCGAAGCGCTCGGCGTCATAGTACGGCGTGAGCACGTTGATAATCTCAATGTCACAGCCGTTGCATGCCGAGGCATTGGTGTGATAAACCCACAACGCCTTGGGGAACGCTTTCAGACAAAGTTTGCGCAACATTCGGTCACCTCGGAAAGTGGGTACTCTAACCGGTCATGGGGTAGCCACACCCCTAGCCCAAATGGCGAGGACCGCGCGCGTGGCCGAGTCCAACGCCGGATGGAGGATGTGCGGATAGACACCAATCAAGATGCACAACAGGGCCAATACCACGATGCTGAACCGCATACCGAAGGGGACCTCGCGGAACTCACTTTGCTCTGACGCCCCCTCGACATTCTGTGGTTTCCGCCAGAACACGCGATAGGCGGCCCACACCAGGCAGGCCAGCGTGAGTAGACCAGTGAAGATAGAAATCGCCATTGCCCAATAGAGCCGCTCCTCGCCTATTGCCAAAAAGATGGTGAACTTGCTAACAAAGCCGTTGAACGGCGGCAACCCGCCCAAGGAAAGCGCGCCCACAAAGAAACAGAACGCGGTGATGGGCATCTTCTTGGCCAGTCCTCCCAGGCGCGAGATGCGGCGCACACCCCCGGTCGCGTACATTACCGCCCCCACGCTCATGAAGAGCAGGGCCTTGACGATCGTATGGTTGACCACGTGGAACAACCCCCCGTAAATGCCCACGTATGTGCCCAAGCCCAGGCCTTCGAACACGTAGCTGATCTGACTGACACTGGAAAAGGCCAGCATGCGCTTCAGATCGTCTTGGACCAAGGCCATGAAGATGCCGATCAACATGCTCGCCGAGCTCAGGATGGCGATGAACACGATGACCGCATGGTAGGTGGGCGCAAAAATCGTGACGGTGCGCGATAGGGCGTAGGCGCCGAGCTTGATGATCAGGCCGGAGAGCAGCGCACTGACCGGCGTAGGCGCCTCCGAGTGTGCGTCAGGAAGCCAGGCGTGGAACGGCACCAGACCGGCCTTGGTGGCAAAGCCCGCGGTCATAAACGCCACAGCAATGAGAGCGATGTTCTTGGGAATACGGGGAGCCACCATCCCGATCTCGGTGAGGCGCAGCGCGTGAATGCCCTCCGGCCGGAACTGGACAGCAGCGGCGAAAATCAGCACCATGCCGAAGAGAGCGAACGTCATGCCCACCACTACCAACAACACGTACTTGTAACCAGCTTCCAGGGACGCTCTGCTCCGGTAGAAGGCCACCAACAAGGCCGTAGCCAATGTCGAGCCTTCCATCGCCACAAACAGCATGAGCATGTTGTTGGTGGTCACCGTCCACATCATGGTGCCGGTGAAAAGGAGGACGAGGGAATAGTAGAGGGCCAGGCGGCCTTCCGAAAAGGCCCCCTTCGCCTGCTCCTTGGCCATGTAGCGGCCCGACTGGATGGTGATGAGCGTCACCATAAACGCCACCAGCAGGCTCATCAGCGCGCTCAAACCGTCGACGCTTATCGCCTC contains:
- a CDS encoding ATP-binding protein — protein: MPVVQTIRDKCKRCYSCVRNCPARAIKIVEGQAEVIKERCIGCGNCVLVCAQKAKRIESGIEHTRELLANGRLVYALLAPSFPAAFPDHRPGQLVAALKKLGFAKVVEVAVGADMIASEYARLFRQSSMTTIISTPCPAIVEFIQKYHPALLLHMAPIVSPMIATGRAIKAKYDPDSHLVFIGPCIAKKKEKVDPKVGGVIDEVLTYQELKEMLNEAGIDLAAEEESSFDPPHPRVGRIFPVSGGLLRTAALEADVLDNDIIVTEGPERVIEILDKVEEGKVEARFLDLLFCRGCIAGPKMDNELSVFIRKDIVARYARNRLAELDAASSERQYQELRSVPLSRGLTSDNQLRPVPSEAQIREILAKITKVRPEDELNCGACGYNSCREKAVAVFQGLAELEMCLPYLIDRLERMNREIIEAQERLIRSARLASMGELAAGVAHEINNPLAGVLTYLKLIQKKLSADQVPRDDLAKLRQYLQTMEHETIRCSDIVRNLLEFARPSEPSITPLAVEEIVKKSLFLVRHQIALQNINIVERYEEGLPPLMADGKQMQQVLLNLIINAAQAMPEGGELRISARRANDHDEHVLIEIEDTGVGIPPENLPRIFDPFFTTKVNQKGTGLGLSVVSSIVAKHGGRIDVQSTVGKGTTFRLFMPTKSGVETRGVEVT
- a CDS encoding oxidoreductase: MSETVSSALPLVLVVLPIVGAVFTALLSLGKVRVPRHSLALAILVVELALAVRLAATVWSGHRVVAVGEAISVDGLSALMSLLVAFMVTLITIQSGRYMAKEQAKGAFSEGRLALYYSLVLLFTGTMMWTVTTNNMLMLFVAMEGSTLATALLVAFYRSRASLEAGYKYVLLVVVGMTFALFGMVLIFAAAVQFRPEGIHALRLTEIGMVAPRIPKNIALIAVAFMTAGFATKAGLVPFHAWLPDAHSEAPTPVSALLSGLIIKLGAYALSRTVTIFAPTYHAVIVFIAILSSASMLIGIFMALVQDDLKRMLAFSSVSQISYVFEGLGLGTYVGIYGGLFHVVNHTIVKALLFMSVGAVMYATGGVRRISRLGGLAKKMPITAFCFFVGALSLGGLPPFNGFVSKFTIFLAIGEERLYWAMAISIFTGLLTLACLVWAAYRVFWRKPQNVEGASEQSEFREVPFGMRFSIVVLALLCILIGVYPHILHPALDSATRAVLAIWARGVATP
- a CDS encoding NADH-quinone oxidoreductase subunit B family protein — its product is MLRKLCLKAFPKALWVYHTNASACNGCDIEIINVLTPYYDAERFGIKLVGSPRHADVLLVTGSVNRQIAPSLRRLYDATPNPKLVFAIGSCACGGDVFYDSYNIYGGVGKVIPVDFYVPGCPPRPEAILYGVAVALGLAPKKVARKVLTDFPSLEELDIPMIGSK